The sequence CCCCTGTCAAATCGGACCCTGCCGCCATCCGCCCTCACGCAATGCGGACGTCGTTCGCGGTCGCCCAATGGGTAAGCTCGGCGCGCATGTCGCGCGGCGGGTGGACGAGCCATTCCGACATCACCCGCCGGATCGCGGACAGGTCGACCGAGCGGACCATCGCCTTGACCGGGCCGATCGCCGCGGGCGTGATCGACAGTCGTTCGATCCCGATCCCGATCAGCGCCAATGCCTCCAGCGCGCGCCCGCCCATCTCGCCGCACACGCCGACCGGCACGCCCGCCGCGTCGGACTGACGCACCACCCGCGCGAGGAAGCGCAGGATGGCGGGCGACAGCCAGTCGTAGCGTTCGGCCAGCTTGGGATGGGCCCGATCGGCCGCGAACAGGAATTGCGTGAGATCGTTGGTGCCGATCGAGAGGAAGTCGATCTGGGGCAGCAATATGTCGAGGCTCTCCGCCAGCGCCGGCACCTCGAGCATCGATCCGTAGCGGACGGCGAGCGGCAGGGCCTTGCCCTTGCGCGCGACGCGCGCGCGCTGCGCCTCGAACAAGGCGCGCGCCTGCTCGAACTCCCACGGCTCGGACACCATCGGGAACATGACGTTCAGCGTGCGGCCGCCGGCCGCGGCGATCAGCGCCTCGGCCTGCGCCTTCATCAGCGCGTCGCGCTCCAGCGCCAGCCGGATCGCGCGCCAGCCCATCGCCGGATTCTCCTCGTCAGGATCGTCCGCATTCATGTAGGGCAGCACCTTGTCGCCGCCGATGTCGACCGTGCGGAAGATCACTGGCCGGTCGCCCGCGGCGTCCAGCACGTCGCGATAGATGCGCTGCTGGCGCTCGCGCTTGGGGAATTCGGCCGAGATCAGGAACTCGAACTCGGTGCGGAACAGGCCGATGCCGTCGGCACCGGTCGTGTCGAGCGCGGCGACATCGTCGCGCAGCCCCGCATTGACCATCAGGGTGATGCGCGTGCCGTCCAGCGTCACCGGCGGCAGGTCGCGCATCGCGGCGAACTCGGCGCGCCTTTTCTGCCCCAGCGCGAGCTTCGCGTCGAACGCCTCCTCGGTGGTGGCGACCGGGCGGACGAAAGCGGCGCCCTGACCCGCGTCGAGCAGCACCATGTCGCCCTCGGCGATGGTCCGGCGGGCGTCGCGCACCCGGCCCAACACCGGAACGCCCATCGCGCGCGCGACGATCACGACATGCGCCGTCAGCGATCCCTCCTGCAGGATCACGCCCTTCAGCCGCCGGCGATCATATTCCAGCAATTCGGCCGGCCCCAGATTGCGCGCGATCAGGACCGAGTCGCGGCGCAGGCCGAGCTGGGCGGCGGTGCCGAGCTGGCCCGAAACCATGCGCAGCAGCCGGTTCGAGAGATCCTCCAGATCGTGCATGCGATCGGCGAGCAGCGGGTCGTCGATCTCGCGCATCCGCATCCGCGTGCGCTGCTGGACGCGCTCGATCGCCGCTTCGGCGGTCAGGCCCGAGTCGATCGCCTCGTTGATGCGACGGCTCCAGCCCTCGTCGTAGGCGAACATCTTGTAGGTGGCGAGAATGTCCTGATGCTCGCCCGCCACGCCAAACTCGGCCTGGCTCATCATGCGGTCGATCTGGTCGCGCATCTTGTCGAAGGCCGAATAGACGCGGCGGCGCTCGGCCTCCGTATCCTCCGCCATCATATGCTCGACCACGACGCGCGGCTGGTGGAAGACGGCATAGCCGGCGCCCATCCCGTCGACCAGCTTGAGGCCGCTCAGGCGGATCGCGCCCTGATCGCGGGCATCGGCGCTGCGCGCGGCCGCCTCGTCGATCAGGCCGGCGCCGGCGATCAGCTCGGCCAGCACCATCGCGACGGTCTGCAGCGCCTCGATCTCGACATCGTCGTAGCGGCGCGATGCGACGTGCTGCACGCACAGCACGCCGACCGAGCGCTCGGCGCGGACGATCGGCACCCCGGCGAAGCTGTGATAGAGATCCTCGCCGGTCTCCGGCTTGTACGAGAAATCGGGATGGCTGGTCGCCTCAGCGAGATTGAGCGTCTCGACATCCTCGGCGATCGTGCCGACCAGCCCCTCGCCCAGCGCGAGCGTGGTGACGTGCACCGCCTCCTGGTTGAGCCCGCGCGTGGCGTAGAGTTCCAGCACGCCGTCGCGCAGCAGGTAGATCGAGCAGACCTCGCTGTTGAGCGCTTCGCCGATGATCTGCACGACCTGATTGAGCTTCGCCTGCGCGGCGGTGCGCGCCGCCATCACGTCGTGCAGCCGCGTCAGGAT is a genomic window of Sphingomonas nostoxanthinifaciens containing:
- the ptsP gene encoding phosphoenolpyruvate--protein phosphotransferase, which produces MGAPSATSAAREILTRLHDVMAARTAAQAKLNQVVQIIGEALNSEVCSIYLLRDGVLELYATRGLNQEAVHVTTLALGEGLVGTIAEDVETLNLAEATSHPDFSYKPETGEDLYHSFAGVPIVRAERSVGVLCVQHVASRRYDDVEIEALQTVAMVLAELIAGAGLIDEAAARSADARDQGAIRLSGLKLVDGMGAGYAVFHQPRVVVEHMMAEDTEAERRRVYSAFDKMRDQIDRMMSQAEFGVAGEHQDILATYKMFAYDEGWSRRINEAIDSGLTAEAAIERVQQRTRMRMREIDDPLLADRMHDLEDLSNRLLRMVSGQLGTAAQLGLRRDSVLIARNLGPAELLEYDRRRLKGVILQEGSLTAHVVIVARAMGVPVLGRVRDARRTIAEGDMVLLDAGQGAAFVRPVATTEEAFDAKLALGQKRRAEFAAMRDLPPVTLDGTRITLMVNAGLRDDVAALDTTGADGIGLFRTEFEFLISAEFPKRERQQRIYRDVLDAAGDRPVIFRTVDIGGDKVLPYMNADDPDEENPAMGWRAIRLALERDALMKAQAEALIAAAGGRTLNVMFPMVSEPWEFEQARALFEAQRARVARKGKALPLAVRYGSMLEVPALAESLDILLPQIDFLSIGTNDLTQFLFAADRAHPKLAERYDWLSPAILRFLARVVRQSDAAGVPVGVCGEMGGRALEALALIGIGIERLSITPAAIGPVKAMVRSVDLSAIRRVMSEWLVHPPRDMRAELTHWATANDVRIA